AGCCACAAGAAGAAGGGGGTTATTATGGACGGCAGCGATTCCTTTGTTCAGAGCCGGGTCCCGTGGAGCAGCGAGCCCAGCTTAAAGGAAATGGCCGATGAAGTGGGAATAGACTTTGACCGGCTAATTGAAGGAATTAAGGAAAACAAAAGCGATGCTGCCTTGGCAGAGGAATTCGACGTTCCGGAAAAACTGGTGTATCACCTGCGGGATCATTTTTATTCTCACGGCGTCCACTCTATTATGGGACAGGATTAAAGTTTGAGGCTAAAAGCCTCTTTTTTTAGTATTTTTTTAAAAATTAGATTTCCGTGCGCCCCGGCAAGATATGTGCTATAATAAAAAAATATAAATTTTATAATCTGGCCGGTTAACCGGCGGGGGAGGAAAAGCTATGTGGCCGGAAAAATTTGAAAAAGTAGGCCTTACTTTTGATGATGTAATGATTATTCCAGCAGCTTCGGAAGTCCTGCCCAGGGAAGTGGATACCACCACCTATCTTACAAAGGATATAAAGCTTAACATCCCGATAGTTAGCGCCGGCATGGATACGGTGACAGAGTCCAGGATGGCCATAGCCCTGGCCCGGGAGGGGGGAATTGGCGTTATCCACAAAAACATGTCTATAGAGCGCCAGGCCCTTGAGGTAGACCGGGTCAAGCGTTCGGAGCACGGCGTAATTTCCGACCCGATTTTTCTTTCACCTGACGACCTCATCAGCGATGCCTTGGTTTTAATGGAGCGTTACAGAATTTCGGGCATTCCCATTACCGTTAAGGGCAGGCTGGTAGGCATTCTGACAAACCGCGACCTTCGCTTCGAGAGGGACTTTACCAAAAAAATCGGGGAGGTAATGACCAAAGAGAATCTTGTTACCGCCCCGGTGGGGACTACTTTAGAGCAGGCCAAAGAGATCCTTCGCCAGTACAAGGTGGAAAAACTGCCCATTGTCGATGAGCATTACAATTTAAGGGGCCTTATTACCATAAAGGATATTGAGAAATCGCGCCAATATCCTAATTCGGCCAAGGACAAGCGCGGCCGCCTGCTGGTGGCTGCGGCAGTTGGAGTTGGCGAAGATACGATGAAAAGGGTGGATGCGCTGGTAAAAGCCAGCGTGGATGCTATAGTAATTGATACGGCACACGGCCACTCTAGAGGCGTTATTGAAACGGTCGCCAAAATTAAAGGGAAATATCCGGATGTAGCCGTAATTGCCGGCAATGTGGCAACTTCAGAGGGCACCAGGGATCTCATTGAGGCAGGGGCGGACGCCGTAAAGGTGGGAATCGGTCCCGGTTCGATTTGCACCACCCGTGTCGTTGCCGGTGTCGGTGTTCCCCAAATTACAGCAATTTACGATTGTGCCCAGGTCGCAGCCGGATATGGCATACCTGTCATTGCTGACGGGGGAATAAAGTATTCGGGAGATATTACCAAGGCAATTGCAGCCGGTGCAGATGCGGTAATGCTGGGAAGCGTTCTGGCAGGTACGGAGGAAAGCCCCGGAGACATCGAGATTTATCAGGGCCGCAGCTACAAAGTATACCGCGGCATGGGTTCGCTGGGCGCCATGAAGGAAGGGAGCAAGGATCGCTATTTTCAGGAACACGCCGATACTGAGAATAAACTTGTGCCTGAAGGAGTGGAAGGGCGGGTGCCCTTCAAAGGCCCGCTTTCGGAAACTATTTATCAATTAGTTGGCGGGCTGAGGGCAGGCATGGGATATGCCGGAAGCCGCAATATTCATGAGCTTAAAACCAAGTCCAGGTTCATGCGCTGTACTGCAGCCGGCCTGGCGGAGAGCCATCCGCATAACGTTGTAATAACCAAGGAAGCGCCGAATTACAGCATAAGGTGATAAAAACAAGAAAGACAAAAAAGCCTGCCGTGCATCAAGCATAGCAGGCTTTATTTGTCGTTTTTATTATTTAAAAAGCTCAATTCTTTTCGAACAGCATGCTTTCAAAAAGTATTATATCTTCCTTGCCGACGTTTCTGCCAGGCCGTGCCATCAGAACGTTTGCCGGGTGTTCTGTAACATCTGGATCATCGGTAGCCTGCTTGACCAGACCTACCGACCCAAACAGCTTTGTCAGCATGGAACGGTATTCAAACATCTCCAACCCGGAGTTTTTCAGGTCCCAGTGCCAGCACAGCTCTATCGTAACTACAATATAGTTCTCCAGGGCTGGATTTGAAAATGCTTCTTTAAGCAGTGCCGCTCCAATCCCGTTATTGCGCCAGTCAGGGCTGATTTCAATACAGCCCAGTTCAAGAACCCGGGGGTGCCTGCTCCACCTGCTGTATCCATCCGGATAGTGAAAAGTAATGTAGCCTATTATCTCGGAATTGCATCTGGCAATGTAAACCATACCTTCGGGCAGTTTCGATATCGATATAAGGGCTTCTTTTTGCCTGGCCGGCGGGCGGAAAGCATTTAGTCTTCCGTTCATGTAATAGCCTTCCAGTTCTTCAGCCTCCACCGGTCCTTCGATAAGCACTTCGTTCAGGTAATTTTTTAAAGGTGCTACCTGACAACAGGCAACGGCCATACCGGTTACCCCCTCCAGGCGGGTTGTTTTAACCGTTAAGGTTTAAATATCTACCGCTCGCCGTGCAAGTGAGCGGCACGACTTTCTTTATTCGGAAAGGAAAATTCCTCTCAAGCTTAAATATCGACCGTTCGCCCCTGTTATTTTACCGCTCACAATAATTATATTGCAGCTAAAGGGCAATAATCAATATTAATTTTTGCTTGTCTAGGTTTTTGGAAAATATAAAAAAAAATGTTGAAAAATAATGGAAATTATTTACTAATATGGATAAGGAAAAAAAAGGAATTTTATGTTACGGGAATGAATAGATAGAAGAGGCCTAATCAATATTTCAAGGATGGTGAACTGCAAAAAAATGAGCGGGAAATTAAATTCCCTTACCGATGTCTTAAAAAAAACATTGTTTTTTTTCGAGGCCCTTTCAGTATCCGAGTTGGCTCCCCATGTCCAGAGAAAGATGCTTAAGGACTATACCTTGCCGCAGGTGGAAGAAAAGATAAGGCTATGCCTCAGCCAAAACGGGTGCTTTTATAAAGAGAAGGACAACTGGCGCTTAAATCTGGAGGGAAATAAAGAAAACGACCAGTTTTATTCCCTTCTCCTTAAAAAAGGACAGCCCCTTAACTTGCGCGAAGTTTTAAAAAATATGAACTCAAAGAAAAAAAAGGTCAAAAAACTTCTCTCCGAGGAGGCCAGCCTCATTTCGGACGGCAGGTTTATTCAACTGGACAGCGGTTACTGGGGCCTTACTGAGTGGGAAGTTGAAACAAGCCATTACTCGCTTAAAAACCTGATTATTAAAGCCCTTAAAATGTACCCGGGCGGCCTTTCCGTCCAACAACTTCATCAACTGATTAATTCCTGGAGGAAAACCGATGTAAAAACGCTGGAAGGGGTTTTGAAAAAATTTCCTTACTTCGAAATGGCAGGGGAGGGAGTATGGAGCTACAATCCTGCCGTAAGGGTTGCATATGAAGGTCTTCTGAAAAGGTTCATGGCGGTGATCAACAGGCAAAAGATCCGCTGGCACCGTGATAGAGCATGCTGGAAAAGCAAGATAGAGGCTTTGCAAAGAAATTTACAGGAAGCGGTAGCCGGTCAAAAGGAAGCTGCTGCCGCACTGGCCGAAAAAGTGGAGATGGCTGGCCAGCATGAATACCTGATGACCCAGATGGCAGAAAAGGACCTGCTTTTGGCTTTAAGAAAGAGGGAGATAATCAGATACAGGGAACACCTGAACAAGCTTGAGGCTAAGGCAAATAGCATTCTGTACCAGTGCCGCCTCTGGGTAAAGCGGGCAAGGGAAGCCCAGGAGGAAATAGCGCGGCTTAAAGATTTGCTGGGGAAGAACCAGGCAAGCCTGGAAAGTCTATTTACAAAACTGCAGCAATATAAGGAAAAAGACCGGGAAAACAAAGCCCGGCTGGCGGAGCTCAAAGAACAGCACAGCATAAAAGTGGCCGAACTGCAAAATGAAATTGTCGAGCTCAAACAAAAAATGGAGAGGGAAAGGGCTGCTGCTGCGCTGGAGGAAAGGCGTCTGAAAGAAGAAATAGGCGCGCTCACCAACGAGTTGAAAAAGGCCTTGAAGGTAGAAGAAGAACAGCAGCGCTCTTATCTTATGGCCCAGCAAGAGCTGGCCGCTGCCAGAGAAGAGCTGAGGAGCCTGGAAAAGCAGCTAAAAAACCCTTTTATACGAATTGTATTAAAACTGCGTTCAATTTTTGGTAAAATATAAACAAGCTTCCTAAATCGTCCTTAATGCCCGGAAAAGGGCATTTTTATTTTGGAAGATTTGGCCGTTACCTCGTGTTTTAGAGCCACAAGTAAGGGGCGGGTAACTCAATTAAAAAATATATAGTATAATCTGTTTAAAATATCTAGTATAATCTGTTTTTTCCGTGCTTTGTTCTTTTTTCTTCCCGGCGTCCAGCCGTTGAAAAGGTTTTTTTTCAGGTGAACTGATAAACTGGTGTACGGAAATTTTGATTAGGGCCGGGAAGGCCGTTTACCCTGATAAATCCTGCTTCTGCCGGTTTAAACCCGGCCTGCCAGCAAAGCTTTTTAACCTGGATAGCAGGGCTGGCAAAATGGTCAGGGAGCATTGTAAAAGCCGGCTTGTGCTCATAATGATGCTTAAACTGAAAAACGCCCGGGGCAACTTCTAAAAACCCGGAATTATCCGGCCAATTTGAGGGCTTCTGCGGTGCCGGCTTTTTCTGCGGGCTTACTTCTTTTGACGATTCCCCCGGACTGCTTGAGCAAAGGTTCTCTGATTGCCCTGCTGCGGAATCCTGAGTGCCTACCGCCCGGAGCTCACCAGATGTGCTTTTTTCTCCTTCATCGGGGGACGTTGCCGGTAATTCCCGGTCAGGTGGCTGCCGGTGAATAAAATAATTCCTGTAAGTCACTGCCAGTATCACCTCCTGAAGTATACTATGCAAAGCCTGCCGGTTAAGCAATCGGGCCGAAAAAATTTTTTAGAAGACTTACACTAATTTATATAATTTAACATAATTTGTATAATGAAACGGTAATAACAGAAAGAACTGCTGTTATTAGCCAGATACAAATTAAGGAGGTAAACTTATGGAAACCGAAAGCATTGCCTTTCCGAGGTTTGAGACCGTTTGCATTGAAGTTCCGAAGGTATACGACTTCTGCTTCCAGGCAGAGCACCGGGAGAACATCTGCACCCCGCTGAATGATTGCAACCCTCCGGAAGGAGCTACGGTGCGCTGCACCATTGACAGCACCAACTGCGCCGAAGTGAGCAGGACCACACCTAACAACCAGGGGCGGGCCAACGTAACTTTTGCCGTAACGGTTTATTACACCCTGGAAGTGCTTGACTGCAGCAGCAATGTCGTGTGTACCTTCGCGAACCAGAGCTTCAGCTTTACCAAAACAGTTGTTCTCTGCGCCCCCGAGGGAACTTTCACGAACTGTGAAATTGTTAATGCCGCCTGCGGTCCCTGTCTGATTCTCGGCAATCAAATTTGCTGCACATTCGATCTCTGTATTACCATTCAGTCCTTGGCAATTGTCAAGCTGCTAGTGCCGAGCTTTGGCTTCTGCACACCGGCGCTGTGCGAACAGGTCTCCCCGATCGGTCCGTTTGTATGTCCGCCGCAACTGTTCCCGCCTCAATGCCCGCCGGCCGAATAAGTACGTGACCGGGGGTGGCGCCCGGCTGCCCCCTGTTAACCCTTCACCAGAATATTTGAGGAGAAATCATGCTGTCTTCGATATGCTATAAGATAACCGGCCTGAACAAAATCAGAGCAGGCAAGTTAAAAGATGTTATAATGTCCGTTGACGGCGTAAAGGAAGTCAATTTTTCAGCAGGTGAAAGAATTGTTGTAACCTATGATATTATGAAGGTTGCCGCAAACAAGATAACTGCATGCATTAAATCGCTGGGATTAAAAGTGTACCCGGAGCAGTTCGCGGCAGGCGCCGGACTGGTTGAAAAAAATCCTCACAGCGGATGAAGGAACTGCTGAAAGCGGCAGTTGCTGCATCAGCAAAAGGGCCTTTTTAAGGTCCTTTTTGTTTTACGGTGAAAAGAAATATATTACCATTAAACTTATATTTTAATTTTTTTTTAAAAAGATAATTTAAAAAAACCTTCTTTATAATTGCCGGCCTGTCCGGTTTACAGGAGCTTTTTGCACATTTGGGCCGGCAAGGATATAATTTTGCCTTAACAGGGGCAAAAACAGCCGAATCCCGGAAAATTACCAACCGGGTACGGGGGAACCATTTTTTAGGGGTGAATCCCAACTCACATCTCACATCTCATAGGGTAGGATATCTTTTACCGAACCCGTCAGCTAACCCCGGAGGCGAAAAAGAAAGGGGATGTGTTAATGAGCACTAGAACCGCCCGTCTATTGCTAATGTTTGCTGCCTGCTTTTTGTTCATCATTGCCGCTGCGCCTGCGGCAGATGCCGCCACTCAGACGAACCCTTTGCAGTCATACTGGAACAGATACTATGGCGGCAAGGTGGTGAAACAGCGCGTAACAATACCTTCTCGTCCCGCGACTGTTCCTCCGCCTGTAAACCCGGTTCCTCCTGCGGACGCCGGCCAGCAGGATACTTCAAGGTTAAGCGTAGATGAGAAGTTAATGTTCGACCTGGTCAACCAGGAAAGAGCAAAAAACGGCCTTGCAGGACTTGCGCTGGACATGCGCCTGGTGGAACTGGCCAGGCTGAAAAGCCAGGATATGTATCAAAACAGCTACTTCAGCCATACCTCTCCCACCTATGGCACTGCCTACGACATGGAGAGGAAGGCGGGCATAACGGCCAGGGTAATGGGGGCGGAAAACATTGCCAAGGCTGCCACAACCCAGCGGGCACACGAACTTTTTATGAACAGTACAGGCCACAGGGCAAATATTTTAAATCCGCAGCACGATACCATTGGCATTGGAATTTTTAAGACTCAAAACGGTGTGGTGGTAACTCAGTTGTTTACGGGCAATTAATTTAATTAATAGTATATAAAAAATATATTAATTTTTGTTTTTAATTATATTAATTGTTTTGACCTGCACTTTTGGGCCCGTTTTAAAGGCCCGTTTTTTTGTTTTTCGCAGTAAAGCACGGCGGACTTAGCTGAATAAAATAAATTGAGCCGGCAAAGCATAATTGAATCAACGAAATGTTTTAAGGGGGTAAGAACAGCCTTGATATATTTTGACAGCGCGGCTACAAGCTGGCCCAAGCCGGTCGAAGTGTTGCAGGCCGTGGAATACTGCCTGAAGTTTGTTGGGGCCAACCCGGGGAGGGCAGGCCACCGGATGGCGGTCGAAGCGGGCAGAATTGTGGACGAGGCCAGGGAACTTTTGGCGGTTCTTTTTAACATCAGGAATCCGGATCGGATCGTTTTTACCCTGAATGCTACCGAGGCTTTAAACCTGGCCATAAAAGGTTTGCTGAAAGCAGGCGATCATGTTATAACCAGCTCCATGGAGCACAACTCTGTTACCAGGCCGCTTCACGTTTTACAGGGGAAAGGGGTTGAGGTGACGAAGGTTCCCTGCGACGGGGAGGGTTTTATCAGGGTTAAGGACATAGAAGCGGCAATAAAGCCAAACACCGCGGCCGTAATAATTACCCACGCTTCAAATGTCACCGGAACGATGATGCCGGTGACGGAAATAGGGCAGCTTTGCAAAAGGAAGGGCCTTTATTTTATCGTGGATGCTGCTCAAACGGCTGGGGTTTTTGAGCTGGATGTGCGTTTTATGGGCATTCACCTGCTGGCTTTTCCGGGGCACAAAGGGCTTTACGGACCGCCCGGAACGGGAGGGCTGTACATTGCCGAGGGTTTGGAATTGCAGCCTTTAAAGGAAGGCGGCACGGGGAGCAACTCGGAATTGCCCGGTCAACCTGATGTTCTGCCGGAGCGCTATGAAAGCGGCACGTTAAATTCGGCCGGCATTGCCGGACTGGCGGCAGGCTTGAAATTTATAAGAAGGGAAGGGATGGAGCGGATTAGAAGGCATGAACTGGAACTGACCAGGCGGTTTCTCGAAGGAGTGGAAGGAATTAAAGGGATAACGGTTTACGGGCCCAAGGACCTGCACAACCGTGCGCCCGTGGTATCCTTCAGCATGAAAGGCAAAAAAGCCGCCCTAGTGGGAGCGGTGCTGGATCAAAAATACAACATTGCCTGCCGGGCAGGCCTTCACTGCGCCCCGGACGCCCATAGAACGCTGGGCACCCTGGAGCAAAAGCTGGTCCGCTTCAGCTTTTCATATTTTAACAATGAAAGGGAGGTTGATTACTCACTCAACGCCTTGCGGGAACTGGACGCCACAGCCCCGGAAAAACTTGCGGCCGGCTACGGGAAGTCCTGCGGATGCTGACGGGCTAGTAATCTATGCCTTTCCTTGCTTCAACGCCGTGATAGTAAGGGTGGCTTATCAGGCAAACCTCGCTTACGACGTCGCCCAGTTCAATAATTTCTTTTGGAGCGTAACGGCCGGTCAGCACAAGCTCCATTTCCGGAGGCCTGTTTTTAATCAGCTCAATTACTTCTTCCAGGGGGATTAACCCGAAATCCAGGGCTACGTTAATTTCGTCGAGGATTACCAGGTCGTACCTGTTCTCGAAGATGACTTCTCTTGCCGTTTCAAGCCCTTCTATTGCCAGCCTGATGTCTTCCGGTGAAGGGTTTTCCCTGTCAACAAATGTCTCCAGCCCGGATTGGACAATGGTAAATGAAGGAAGATACTTTTCGGCAGCAATTATTTCACCGTAATTTTTGCTTCCCTTCATGAACTGAAGCATGAATACCCGCCGGCCATGGCCGATGGCGCGCAGGGCCAGGCCGACAGCAGCAGTTGTTTTCCCCTTGCCGTTCCCGGTATAAACGTGGACCATGCCATTTTTTGCTGGTTTACTCACGTGTCGCACACCACCTTCCCGCATTAAAGTATGTCCCACTTTGAACAGCGGGAGCCCCACCGGCCTATCACTTTTTCCCCTTCATACACCTCCACAACTTCACATACGTTTGAACAGCCATCGCATTCAAAACTGCCCGTGCGGTAGGGCAGGCCGACTATCTGAAACCCTTTAAAACGGGTGTTGCCAGATCTGGCCACTTCTTCCCTGGCCAGCAAAGCTGCGCCGATGGCGCCCATGATGTTGTAGTGTTTCGGTACGTACACGGTCATGCCCAGGGTTTTTTCAAAGGCGGCTTTAATTCCTTCGTTGGCAGCCACGCCTCCCTGGAAAACCACAGGTGGCAAAATTTCTTTTCCCTTGCCAACGTTGTTCAGATAGTTTCGCACCAGGGCCTCGCACAGCCCCCTAATGATGTCGGGGATGCTGTGACCCATTTGCTGCTTATGAATCATGTCCGATTCGGCAAAAACGGTGCAGCGCCCGGCAATGCGTACCGGTGTCTTCGACTGCAGGGCCAGCCGGCCAAACTGCTCTATCGGTATGTTCAGCCTGGCCGCCTGCTGGTCGAGGAAGGAACCGGTTCCGGCGGCACAAACTGTGTTCATGGCAAAGTCGGTAACTATGCCGTCCCGCAGAATAATTATTTTTGAATCCTGCCCGCCTATTTCAAAAACCGTTTGAACGCCTGGAATGAGCATTGAGGCGGCTACAGCATGGGCCGTAATCTCGTTTTTAATTACATCGGCTCCTACCATCACCCCTGCCAGGTAACGGCCGCTGCCCGTGGTTCCGGCGCCGGCTATTTCAATGCCGGCGGGAATGGAGGCGGCTGCCTGTTTCAGCCCCTCTTTAATTACCTCCAAAGGCCTGCCCCTGGTGCGAAGGTAAAGGCCGGTTAGGACTTCTCCGGCCTCGTCCAGGACCACTATGTTGATGCTTACTGAACCGACGTCAATTCCCAAGTATGCCTTCATTGACAGATATACCTTCCCGTCACTTAGTTAGCCTGTTAAGGTAACAATTCTGCGGCTTGCACGTTTCTTCCTGCTTAGAAGGTCGACAAATGCCTCCAGCCTGGTTGTCATTCCGGCCTTGCCGGTCTGTTCGTCAAGGAAGAAGGTCAGGACCGGAATATCATGATCCCTGCTTACCCTGGTAAGTATTGTGCGGGCCACTATTTCCGGAATGCAGGTAAACGGGGCCAGTTGGATTACGCCGTCAAAGCCGCGCTTGGCATAAAGGACGGTGTTTCCTATGGAGTCGCGGCCGTGCCCGCCCACCAGTTCCGGCAAATAAGGAGCAGCGGCCTCCTTAACGGTCAGGCCCTCGATGGTTTCATTCCAGGTATTGTCCCTGGTCCATCCCGTCAGAAACATGGACCTTTCCACCTCCACCCCCAGGTTGCCCAGAGTTTCCTCTATTTCCAGATTGCTTGCCGGCTCCAGCAGAACGTATATCTCGCCGACAATTCCTACCTTGAGCACCTCTCTTTCGGGGTTCTGCGGCACGCTCCGCAGTGCTTCAAGGGCGGCGGCCTCGGCCTCAATGATTTGTTCGGTGGTGTAGGCCTGGTCAATCCATTCCAGTACCTTGCGGTATACCCTGCTGGTAGTTCCCCTGTTTATCTCTCTGGGCCTGACAATGTGGCTGAGTTTTTCGGCATTATCCAGGGCCTGAAGTTTGCGCCAGGCCCTCTTGACAAGGGCTATGATCCCCCTGATCGAAACGCGGGCCCGGTTCAGCGCCCATACGTTTTTAATAAAGTTAAAAGGGTAAAGCCTGGGCGGCTCAAAGACGATCATTCTGACCTCGTGCCCCAGGTCTTTAAGAATATTATGGTGAAGCATGGCATATTCGCCCGCCCGGCAGGGTCCGACGCCGCCCGTAGTGACAATGGTGTCCGCTCCCATCTCGATTGTTTCGAGATAGGTGCCCATCAGGATTTTTAAGGGGAAACAAGCAAACTCGGGAGAGTAGCGGACGCCGAGATCGAGCGTTCGCTTGCTCGGCCGCGGCGGCGGTACCACCTCGTTGCCCAGGTCCTCCAGGAGCATTTTAAAAGTGCGCCAGGATTCGCCCATCCTGGGAAATGTTATCTTCGGCATGCCAGCGCCTCCTTCCTGCGCCTGACCATGTCCACGAAAGCTTCCAGGCGTGTTGTCATGCCAGCCTCTCCGGTATGCTCGTCGATCATCAGGGTCATAAAGGGTATGTTGCGGTGTTTTTTGGCCTCCAGCTCGATAAATTTGTTCAGCAGCGAATCCGGGCCGCATCCAAAGGCCGTAAGGTGAAGGACGCCGTCAATACGGCCTTGCTTGAACAAAAAGTGAGCGGCTTTTAGAGCCATATCGCTGAAGGTCCAGAAGAGCCGCTTGGGCAGATTACAGTTTTTTTGTAGGGCCAGCAGGAACGGGTGGATATTTTCAGCAGTGAGCACGCTGACACCCAGGCGGCGAAGTTTTCCCAACAGGTTGACGCTGATAAAGCTGTCGTAAATTGCATAAGGATAGCCCAGCACGGCAAACCGCAGGTTTGCCCCGGGTTGCCGCACCGGTTTTATTCCAGGGTTCTTTAATATGGACATTGCTTCATCCGGGCTGTATCCTTTTCTTAAGAGTTTATTATAACGCATGTGGGTTTTTCTGGCCTTGAAATAAGCGCGTACCGAGGCCCTCCGGCCGGCACCGAAAAAGGAACCAATTTCAACATAAGCCTTAAGTAAAGGCAGGCAACCTTTTCGGGTATCAATGCGAACGTCTATAATAGGAGGAACATTTTCTACGGCGTGCCGGATCATGTCGGGCAGTCCAAGGAATTTGGGACAATATACCGTTTTCCGGTTAAGGCATACCACACGGGGTATGAATAAATAATCCACCTTGTCTTTAATAGCCATGACGTGGCCAAAAAAAAGCTTGATTGGTACGCAGGCATCGGCCAGAGCCTCCCTGACGCCTTTATCGAGAATATTCTTAGTCGTCCTGCCTGAAGTTACAACCTGTATGCCTAGCTCATTAAAGAAGGCCTGCCACATCGGATAATAAAGGAAGTACAGAAGGGCGCTCGGTATGCCAACTTTAACAGTCAAGCGTAAACTTCCTTTCAATCAAAATTATTAATAGTTTTTTTATAACTATACTGGCCAAACAGGCAGGTTATACCCTTAACCTCTTGATTAATAGATTTCTATGCCGTCCGGGAAAATCCTCCAACAAAATATAACAAAAAAGGACCTTCCATAAGGCAACAGTAAACTTAAAGGCAAGGCTGTTTTTAAAGCAAAAAAAGGCTGCCGATGTGGCAGCCAGGGCAGTGAAACTATTGGATCGGAACGCGGTGGACTTTTTTGCGGCCCCTTTCAGTTTTCGGCATTCTTATTTCCAGAACCCCGTCGTGATAGCTGGCCCTTGCCTCATCCGGCTTTACTTCTGCCGGGAGGGGCAGAGTGCGGCTGAAGGAGCCAAAGTATCTTTCGGAATGAAAAATGTTTTCTTCACTGACATTCTGAACGCGCTTGAATTCGCCGCGCAGAGAAAGAGAATCGGGAGTAACAGATACTTCTATGTCTTCTTTCGATTGAATTCCCGGCAGTTCTGCCATGGCCACAACCTCCTGATCGGTCTGATAAAGATCGATCCTAGGACCAAAGGGTTCCATGCCGGGCCAGAACCCTCTTCTAAAGGTTTGGTCAAAGAACCTGTTAACCTGGTTTCTCAGGTTAACCAGATCTCCAAAGGGTTCCCAGCGCATTAAACTCATATTATCACCTCGAAGAAAATATTTTTAATAATATTTTTCATAATAAATAAACATTATATTCATTCCCGGTGCCCCCCCGTCTATGCTTTCTCCTCAAACTCGAAGAGGAATACCCGGTTTTTCAGGTATTGTTGTAATTTTCTTCTGCTGCTAAAATATTACCATAAGCCTTAAAAGTATACTGAAGGCACAAATGCCCTGACATATCCCGTAACATGCAGGGAAAAGCTCGAAGGAGATGGTCACATTGTCATGCTTTGATGAAAAGGTGCTGTCGTCGGAAAAAATTTATGAAGGAAAGATTGTCAATCTCAGGGTAGATACAGTGGTCTTTCCGGACGGGCGGACCGGCACCCGCGAAGTGGTGGAAATCAGCGAGGCGGTAGCGGTCGTGCCATTGACCGATAAGGAGGAACTGTTGCTTGTCAGGCAATACCGCCATCCCGTCGGTAAAACGCTGCTGGAAATACCGGCGGGTAAACTTGAACCGGGGGAGGACCCGTTGGACTGCGCCAGGCGTGAGTTGCTTGAAGAAACCGGTTACGAAGCCGGCAGCATGACCAGGCTTTTCAGTTTTTTCAGCACGCCCGGTTTTACCCCAGAGGAGCTTCACCTGTTCATGGCCGGGGGCCTGGTTTTGAAGGAACAAAACCTGGATGAGGACGAATTTATTGATGTGGTAAAGGTTCCTTTGAGCCGAGCGCTGGAGATGGTCTGGAACGGAGAAATCTGTGATGCCAAGTCCGTAATCGGCATTCTTGCCGCCGGCAGCTTGAAAAAATAAAAGCAGAGGGCAGAAGCCCCTGCTTATTTTTATAATCATTACCTCAACGTGCCGCCTGGAATTTCTCAAAGATTATTTCCTGGCCCGACAGCCGTGCCACCTGGCAACCGGGGGGTATGGCTGAGGGGTGCTCGGGTGCATATCTTTGGCCGGCAATGCTCAAAACGGTCGGGGCAAGCCGCAGGGCAACTACCTTTGCCATGAGGTTTCCGCCTGCTCCGGCATGGATCAGGCCGCGGCAGCTTCCCATAACAAGCACGTTGCCGCCGGATATTACTTCGGCGCCGGGGTGAACATCCCCTATTACCACGACGTGACCGGGATAGGAGATGCACTG
The window above is part of the Pelotomaculum thermopropionicum SI genome. Proteins encoded here:
- the BtuR gene encoding ATP:corrinoid adenosyltransferase, whose protein sequence is MREGGVRHVSKPAKNGMVHVYTGNGKGKTTAAVGLALRAIGHGRRVFMLQFMKGSKNYGEIIAAEKYLPSFTIVQSGLETFVDRENPSPEDIRLAIEGLETAREVIFENRYDLVILDEINVALDFGLIPLEEVIELIKNRPPEMELVLTGRYAPKEIIELGDVVSEVCLISHPYYHGVEARKGIDY
- a CDS encoding activator of 2-hydroxyglutaryl-CoA dehydratase (HSP70-class ATPase domain); this encodes MKAYLGIDVGSVSINIVVLDEAGEVLTGLYLRTRGRPLEVIKEGLKQAAASIPAGIEIAGAGTTGSGRYLAGVMVGADVIKNEITAHAVAASMLIPGVQTVFEIGGQDSKIIILRDGIVTDFAMNTVCAAGTGSFLDQQAARLNIPIEQFGRLALQSKTPVRIAGRCTVFAESDMIHKQQMGHSIPDIIRGLCEALVRNYLNNVGKGKEILPPVVFQGGVAANEGIKAAFEKTLGMTVYVPKHYNIMGAIGAALLAREEVARSGNTRFKGFQIVGLPYRTGSFECDGCSNVCEVVEVYEGEKVIGRWGSRCSKWDIL
- the IbpA gene encoding molecular chaperone (small heat shock protein) — protein: MSLMRWEPFGDLVNLRNQVNRFFDQTFRRGFWPGMEPFGPRIDLYQTDQEVVAMAELPGIQSKEDIEVSVTPDSLSLRGEFKRVQNVSEENIFHSERYFGSFSRTLPLPAEVKPDEARASYHDGVLEIRMPKTERGRKKVHRVPIQ
- the MutT gene encoding NTP pyrophosphohydrolases (including oxidative damage repair enzymes) is translated as MSCFDEKVLSSEKIYEGKIVNLRVDTVVFPDGRTGTREVVEISEAVAVVPLTDKEELLLVRQYRHPVGKTLLEIPAGKLEPGEDPLDCARRELLEETGYEAGSMTRLFSFFSTPGFTPEELHLFMAGGLVLKEQNLDEDEFIDVVKVPLSRALEMVWNGEICDAKSVIGILAAGSLKK